In Paenibacillus larvae subsp. larvae, the following proteins share a genomic window:
- the glgD gene encoding glucose-1-phosphate adenylyltransferase subunit GlgD, which produces MGSRPEKGGLFLLPSLGDGSNGTARGDLFQLYTNRDFFYRGKEQLVLLARSHVVCNIQFDEAVRFHEEKKADITIIYKEMEPDPSAKFHRLAVRGDDRITVMEDQSGRLRTDNISLEMYIMNKELFLDMVESTLARGYDYIIRDGILKNTDKLGVYGYRFDGHAGIVTSINSYYRHSMELLCPNNLRDLFFQNKPIYTKIKDEPPAKHINGCTVKNSLVANGCVIKGTVKNSILFRGVRVEKGAVIKNSIIMQNCVIRQNAKIENSILDKDVLISPDRSLCGDQRAPFVAAKTKVI; this is translated from the coding sequence ATGGGATCTAGACCGGAAAAGGGAGGCTTGTTTCTGCTCCCGTCCTTGGGTGATGGAAGTAATGGCACGGCCAGGGGAGATTTGTTCCAGCTTTATACTAACCGGGATTTTTTTTATCGTGGAAAAGAACAGCTGGTGCTCTTGGCAAGGAGCCATGTGGTCTGCAATATTCAGTTTGATGAGGCAGTCCGTTTCCATGAGGAGAAAAAAGCGGACATCACGATTATTTATAAAGAGATGGAACCTGATCCGAGTGCCAAATTTCATCGCCTGGCGGTACGGGGAGACGACCGCATTACGGTGATGGAGGACCAGTCAGGGCGGCTGCGGACCGATAATATTTCCTTAGAGATGTACATCATGAATAAGGAACTCTTTCTGGACATGGTGGAGTCAACGCTGGCAAGGGGCTACGATTACATAATAAGAGACGGGATTTTGAAGAACACCGATAAACTTGGGGTATACGGATACAGGTTTGACGGACATGCGGGGATCGTCACTTCTATCAATAGTTATTACAGACACAGCATGGAACTGCTTTGCCCGAATAATCTCCGGGATCTCTTTTTCCAAAATAAGCCGATTTATACGAAAATCAAGGATGAGCCTCCGGCCAAGCACATAAACGGATGCACCGTGAAAAATTCTCTGGTTGCCAACGGTTGTGTCATCAAAGGAACGGTCAAGAACAGTATTTTGTTCAGGGGGGTCCGGGTAGAGAAAGGGGCCGTGATCAAAAACAGTATTATCATGCAAAATTGCGTAATCCGCCAAAATGCAAAGATTGAAAACAGTATTTTGGATAAGGATGTGCTGATCAGTCCGGACCGGTCGCTTTGCGGAGACCAGCGTGCCCCTTTTGTGGCAGCCAAGACGAAGGTTATATAG